The proteins below come from a single Synechococcus sp. WH 8101 genomic window:
- a CDS encoding pirin-like bicupin family protein: MVSALPSPQPLFRPAAERFHSSLDWLDSWHSFSFAGHHHPDWMGYGPLRVINDDTIAAGRGFGMHPHRDMEIITVMVEGELTHTDSMGHNAVLRAGEVQRMSAGTGIVHSEINQSPDPCRLLQIWIEPTQTGLSPAYEQQPMPTGSGWTLLLDPDRKDGALAIARPVRLWRAQVEAGDKLDWPIDLTGSGWLQVIDGQLTLNAAAATLPAQLRRGDGLGFTNDSIPGSGLEALEASDLLLFALA, encoded by the coding sequence ATGGTGTCTGCGCTGCCCTCCCCACAACCGCTGTTCCGCCCAGCCGCTGAACGCTTCCACAGCAGCCTTGACTGGCTCGACTCCTGGCACAGTTTTTCCTTTGCAGGCCACCACCACCCCGACTGGATGGGCTACGGCCCACTGCGGGTGATCAACGACGACACCATCGCCGCCGGTCGGGGCTTCGGCATGCATCCCCACCGCGACATGGAGATCATCACCGTGATGGTGGAGGGGGAACTGACCCACACCGACTCCATGGGTCACAACGCCGTGCTGCGGGCAGGGGAAGTGCAGCGCATGAGTGCCGGCACCGGCATCGTGCACAGCGAAATCAACCAGAGCCCCGATCCCTGCAGGCTGCTGCAAATTTGGATTGAGCCGACCCAGACCGGCCTCAGCCCCGCCTATGAGCAACAGCCGATGCCAACGGGATCGGGATGGACCCTTCTGCTGGACCCGGATCGCAAGGATGGTGCCCTAGCGATCGCTCGCCCTGTTCGGCTGTGGCGTGCTCAGGTGGAGGCGGGCGACAAGCTGGATTGGCCCATAGACCTGACAGGTTCGGGCTGGCTTCAGGTCATCGACGGTCAGCTCACGCTGAACGCAGCAGCAGCAACGCTGCCTGCCCAGCTGCGTCGCGGTGATGGCCTCGGCTTCACGAACGATTCGATTCCTGGAAGCGGCCTGGAAGCTCTGGAGGCCAGTGATCTGCTGCTGTTTGCACTGGCCTGA
- the gcvP gene encoding aminomethyl-transferring glycine dehydrogenase — protein MTLLEQRCAASAEAIEQHRLSPFVERHLGPDPEQQQRMLQVLGFESLDAFVRAVVPADILDAEPPLQAMPEGVVEAQALAELREIASANRLHRSLIGLGYHDTATPALIQRHVLENPAWYTAYTPYQAEIAQGRLEALLNFQTLISELTGLPIANASLLDESTACAEAMSLSLAVCKRPQARRFLVDAAALPQTLAVLETRAVPLGISLEIGEPDAFRWDEDVFGVLLQLPGRNGHLWDPSALITAAHAHGALATVAIDPLAQVLLAPVGSLGADIAVGSAQRFGVPMAGGGPHAAFFATRESYKRQVPGRIVGQSVDAEGRPALRLALQTREQHIRRDKATSNICTAQVLLAVMASFYAIHHGPDGLAAIARRLVGQRIALERGLVALGYPLPQAPRFDGFDVVTPLAPAVHQRASERGFNLRVLPDGAPPEQAEGFGLSLDELTEPGELQALLTVLAEAVDQPVPALDSLATTPESVDLEQALPELPLRRGRWLQQPVFQRYRSETELLRYIQRLVSRDLSLVHSMIPLGSCTMKLNAAAELVPVSWRSFSGLHPFAPAEQCRGLQQLVDDLEGWLAALTGFAAVSLQPNAGSQGEYAGLLVIRAWHRSRQDAHRDVCLIPTSAHGTNPASAVMAGLRVVPVACDAQGNVDVEDLRAKAEQHSASLAALMVTYPSTHGVFETRIREICDLVHLHGGQVYLDGANLNAQVGLCRPGVYGADVCHLNLHKTFCIPHGGGGPGVGPIGVAAHLQPFLPGHPLVACGGNQAISPVSAAPWGSAGILPISWMYLRLMGPRGLRRASAVALLSANYLAHRLGDHYPVLFRGDAGLVAHECILDLRDLKRSAGLDVDDIAKRLMDYGFHAPTVSWPVAGTVMVEPTESESLPELDRFCDAMIAIRAEAAAIESGQMDSQNNPLKRAPHTLAAVTADHWDRPYTRTEAAYPMPNQREAKFWPHVARIDNAFGDRNLICTCPSVEELAAVQPAG, from the coding sequence GTGACCCTTCTGGAACAGCGCTGCGCCGCGTCTGCAGAAGCTATTGAGCAACACAGGCTGTCGCCCTTTGTGGAGCGGCATCTCGGCCCTGATCCGGAGCAACAGCAGCGCATGCTCCAGGTTCTCGGCTTTGAGTCGTTGGACGCCTTTGTGCGGGCGGTGGTGCCCGCCGACATCCTCGATGCCGAGCCGCCGCTGCAGGCCATGCCCGAGGGTGTGGTTGAAGCACAGGCTCTGGCGGAGCTGCGCGAGATCGCTTCCGCGAATCGTCTGCATCGTTCTCTGATCGGACTCGGCTATCACGACACAGCGACGCCGGCTCTGATTCAGCGTCATGTGCTGGAGAATCCGGCCTGGTACACGGCCTACACCCCGTATCAGGCTGAGATTGCCCAGGGGCGGTTGGAGGCTCTTCTCAACTTTCAGACCCTGATCAGCGAGCTCACCGGGCTGCCGATCGCCAATGCGTCCTTGCTCGATGAGAGCACAGCCTGCGCTGAGGCGATGAGCCTCAGTTTGGCTGTGTGCAAGCGCCCGCAGGCCCGTCGCTTCCTGGTGGATGCGGCCGCCCTGCCACAGACCTTGGCGGTTCTTGAGACCCGGGCCGTGCCGCTGGGGATCAGCCTGGAGATTGGTGAGCCTGACGCCTTCCGCTGGGATGAGGACGTGTTCGGGGTGCTGCTGCAACTGCCCGGTCGCAACGGCCATCTCTGGGATCCATCGGCGCTGATCACGGCGGCCCATGCGCACGGTGCTCTGGCCACCGTGGCGATTGATCCCCTGGCCCAGGTGCTGCTCGCTCCCGTCGGCTCACTCGGAGCTGACATTGCCGTGGGCAGCGCCCAGCGCTTCGGCGTGCCCATGGCTGGCGGCGGTCCCCATGCCGCCTTTTTTGCCACCCGTGAGAGCTACAAGCGTCAGGTGCCCGGCCGGATCGTCGGCCAGTCGGTGGATGCGGAAGGGCGCCCGGCCTTGCGCCTGGCTCTGCAGACCCGTGAACAACACATCCGCCGCGACAAGGCCACCAGCAACATCTGCACTGCGCAGGTGCTGCTGGCAGTGATGGCGTCGTTTTATGCGATTCATCACGGCCCGGATGGCCTCGCGGCGATCGCCCGGCGCCTGGTGGGGCAGCGCATCGCATTGGAGCGGGGTCTGGTGGCCCTCGGGTATCCGTTGCCTCAGGCCCCCCGCTTTGATGGCTTCGATGTGGTCACTCCCCTGGCCCCCGCCGTGCATCAACGGGCGAGCGAGCGCGGCTTCAATCTGCGCGTGCTGCCCGATGGCGCTCCTCCGGAGCAGGCGGAGGGCTTTGGACTCAGCCTCGATGAACTCACCGAACCAGGCGAGCTGCAGGCGCTGTTGACCGTGCTGGCGGAGGCGGTCGATCAGCCCGTACCGGCACTGGATTCTCTGGCAACGACACCGGAGAGTGTCGATCTGGAACAAGCTCTTCCCGAGCTTCCCCTGCGCCGCGGCCGCTGGCTCCAACAGCCGGTGTTCCAGCGCTACCGCAGCGAAACCGAGCTGCTGCGCTACATCCAGCGGCTGGTGAGCCGCGATCTTTCGCTGGTGCACAGCATGATCCCCCTGGGGAGCTGCACCATGAAGCTCAATGCGGCGGCTGAACTGGTGCCGGTGAGCTGGCGCTCATTCTCTGGCCTGCATCCATTTGCGCCAGCGGAGCAGTGTCGCGGTTTGCAGCAGCTGGTCGACGATCTGGAAGGTTGGCTGGCTGCTCTCACCGGCTTTGCCGCTGTGTCATTGCAGCCCAACGCCGGTTCCCAGGGGGAGTATGCCGGTTTGCTGGTGATCCGGGCCTGGCATCGCTCCCGCCAGGACGCCCATCGCGATGTCTGTTTGATTCCCACCAGCGCCCATGGCACCAATCCCGCCAGTGCGGTGATGGCCGGCCTGCGCGTCGTGCCGGTGGCCTGTGATGCGCAGGGCAATGTGGATGTGGAAGATCTGCGGGCCAAGGCAGAGCAACACAGTGCCTCCCTGGCGGCCCTGATGGTCACATATCCCTCAACGCATGGGGTGTTCGAAACTCGGATCCGCGAGATCTGCGATCTCGTGCATCTGCACGGTGGTCAGGTGTATCTCGATGGCGCCAACCTCAACGCCCAGGTGGGTCTCTGCCGGCCCGGTGTCTATGGGGCTGATGTCTGCCATCTAAACCTGCATAAAACCTTCTGCATTCCCCATGGTGGTGGAGGTCCCGGGGTCGGTCCGATCGGCGTGGCGGCTCACCTCCAACCCTTTCTGCCCGGTCACCCCCTGGTGGCCTGTGGCGGCAACCAGGCGATTTCGCCCGTGTCCGCCGCACCCTGGGGAAGTGCGGGCATCCTGCCGATCAGCTGGATGTATCTGCGTTTGATGGGGCCCCGTGGTCTGCGGCGGGCGTCAGCTGTGGCACTGTTATCGGCCAATTACCTCGCCCATCGGCTCGGCGACCACTACCCGGTGCTGTTTCGCGGTGACGCTGGCCTCGTGGCCCATGAGTGCATTCTTGATCTGCGTGATCTGAAGCGTTCCGCTGGCCTGGATGTGGACGATATCGCCAAGCGCTTGATGGATTACGGCTTCCATGCGCCCACGGTGAGCTGGCCGGTGGCGGGAACGGTGATGGTGGAGCCCACAGAGAGTGAAAGCCTGCCGGAACTGGATCGCTTCTGCGACGCCATGATCGCGATTCGTGCCGAGGCGGCTGCGATTGAATCCGGCCAGATGGATTCCCAGAACAATCCTCTCAAGCGTGCGCCACACACCCTGGCTGCGGTGACCGCTGACCACTGGGATCGTCCTTATACGCGGACTGAGGCGGCGTATCCAATGCCCAATCAACGGGAGGCCAAGTTCTGGCCCCATGTGGCCCGGATCGACAATGCCTTCGGCGATCGCAATCTGATCTGCACCTGTCCGTCTGTTGAAGAGCTGGCGGCAGTCCAACCGGCAGGGTAA
- the gcvH gene encoding glycine cleavage system protein GcvH: MAFDFPDQFRFADSHEYAYLDGDLVRVGLSAFAVDQLGDIVFVDLPDVGASLNRGTGFGSVESVKAVEDMYAPLSGEVVQRNEAVLASPEELQNDPHGEGWLLVIRPADTSQLAELMDAATYTTKIAAS, from the coding sequence ATGGCCTTCGATTTTCCTGACCAGTTCCGCTTCGCCGACAGCCATGAATATGCCTACCTCGATGGCGATCTGGTGCGGGTGGGCCTCAGTGCCTTTGCGGTGGATCAGCTCGGCGACATCGTCTTTGTCGATCTCCCTGATGTGGGTGCCAGCCTGAATCGCGGCACCGGGTTCGGATCGGTGGAGTCGGTGAAGGCGGTGGAAGACATGTATGCCCCCCTTAGCGGTGAAGTGGTGCAGCGCAATGAAGCGGTGCTGGCGAGCCCGGAAGAACTGCAGAACGACCCCCATGGGGAGGGGTGGTTGCTGGTGATTCGCCCTGCTGACACATCGCAGCTGGCTGAATTGATGGATGCGGCCACCTACACCACCAAGATCGCCGCTTCCTGA
- a CDS encoding NADPH-dependent FMN reductase, which yields MSATSPDLLVITASNGENLKLAQRFVEQAQQLGQQAELLDLTSLDLPLYTPRAQEKGTPAAVAPLQEQLMAAPRWVICAPEYNGSIPPSLTNAIAWLSVQGDDFRTLFNGRPIAMATFSGGGGMALLHALRIQLTHLGAEVVGRQLLSNYAKPAKDDSLQDLLQRLIQKQPLQV from the coding sequence ATGTCTGCCACCAGCCCCGATCTCCTGGTGATCACCGCCAGCAATGGTGAAAACCTCAAACTGGCGCAGCGCTTCGTGGAGCAGGCCCAACAGCTGGGGCAACAGGCCGAGCTGCTCGATCTCACCAGCCTCGATCTGCCCCTCTACACCCCCCGGGCCCAGGAGAAGGGAACGCCGGCAGCCGTCGCTCCCCTGCAGGAGCAATTGATGGCGGCGCCGCGCTGGGTGATCTGCGCCCCTGAATACAACGGATCCATCCCCCCCTCCCTCACCAACGCCATCGCCTGGTTGTCGGTGCAGGGGGATGACTTCCGCACCCTGTTCAACGGTCGGCCGATCGCCATGGCCACCTTCTCGGGAGGCGGGGGCATGGCCCTGCTCCATGCCCTGCGCATCCAGCTCACCCATCTCGGCGCCGAAGTGGTGGGACGCCAACTGCTGAGCAACTACGCCAAGCCGGCGAAGGACGACAGCCTCCAGGATCTGCTCCAACGCCTGATCCAGAAACAGCCTCTGCAAGTCTGA